The following coding sequences lie in one Silene latifolia isolate original U9 population chromosome 5, ASM4854445v1, whole genome shotgun sequence genomic window:
- the LOC141655452 gene encoding uncharacterized protein LOC141655452, with protein sequence MNNPTMQQEIKRSLILNKVGLCGLLETKIRSSNGNKVRNNLGDHWAICTNSTLHRGGRIWLLWEPTAYDINILDVQIQSIHFQVIDKIRRKNFWMTVVYGLNKAAERIPLWDSLRKYHSMIQDYSGYRYLDLGCKGAFSPGITNMSISPKFIADWIWCSSMLTGWIAFLIAMFTFYLRECLTIVQGTPMFRVVQKLRGLKAGLRMLNRDHFADIKNLTHVAELSLNHFQHLLVDDPLNEDLCHSERECARNLEELLQARDQCLRQKAKGDWMQYGDDNTAFFHASIKHRRAKNRVY encoded by the exons ATGAATAACCCTACAATGCaacaagaaataaagagaagCTTAATATTAAATAAAGTGGGGTTATGTGGTTTGTTAGAAACAAAAATAAGAAGTAGTAATGGTAATAAAGTAAGGAATAATTTAGGTGATCATTGGGCTATTTGCACTAATAGTACTTTACATAGAGGTGGACGCATCTGGCTTTTGTGGGAACCTACTGCCTATGATATTAATATTTTGGATGTTCAGATTCAGAGTATTCACTTTCAGGTGATTGATAAAATCAGAAGGAAAAACTTCTGGATGACTGTTGTGTATGGTTTGAACAAAGCTGCTGAAAGGATTCCTTTATGGGATAGCTTAAGGAAATATCATAGTATGATTCAGG ACTATTCAGGATATCGCTATCTCGATCTCGGATGCAAAGGGGCTTTTTCACCTGGAATAACAAACATGAGCATCAGTCCAAAGTTTATAGCAGATTGGATATGGTGTTCATCAATGCTGACTGGATGGATAGCTTTTCTGATAGCTATGTTCACTTTCTACCTGAGGGAATGTTTGACAATTGTCCAG GGCACTCCTATGTTCAGAGTAGTCCAGAAGTTGAGAGGGCTAAAAGCTGGGTTAAGAATGTTGAATAGAGACCATTTTGCTGACATTAAAAACCTTACCCATGTAGCTGAACTGTCTCTGAACCACTTTCAACATCTGTTGGTTGATGACCCACTGAATGAGGATTTGTGTCACTCTGAAAGAGAATGTGCAAGGAATTTAGAGGAATTATTGCAGGCCAGAGATCAGTGTCTGAGACAGAAAGCTAAGGGAGACTGGATGCAGTATGGAGATGATAATACGGCCTTTTTCCATGCTAGCATTAAACATAGAAGGGCTAAAAATAGAGTGTATTAG